A window of Actinomadura viridis genomic DNA:
CGGCCGAGGGGGCCAGGGTCGTGGTCGCCGATCTCGACGGCGAGCGGGCCGGGAAGGTCGCCCGGGAGATCGAGGCCGCGGGCGGCGCCGCGCTGGCCGTCGTGACCGACGTCGCCGACCCCGCCGGCGCCCAGGCGATGGCGGACGCGGCGGTGAAGGCGTACGGCGGCGTCGACTACCTGGTCAACAACGCGGCGATCTACGGCGGCATGCGGGTCGAGGCGCTGACCAAGGTCGACCTGGACTACTACCAGCGGTTCATGGCGGTGAACCTCAACGGCGCGCTGCACTGCACCCGCGCGGTGTACCGGTCGATGCGCGAGCGCGGCGGCGGCGCGATCGTCAACCAGTCCTCCACCGCCGCGTGGATGGCGGGCGGCTTCTACTCGATCGCCAAGGCGGCCCTCAACAGCCTCACCGTCAACCTGGCCGCGGAGCTGGCCTGGATGAACATCCGGGTGAACGCGATCGCGCCGGGCCCGACCGACACCGCGGCGACCCGCGAGGTGGTGCCCGGGGACTTCATCGACCCGATGGTGCAGGGACTGATGATCAAACGCCTGGGGACGCCGGGGGACCACGTGGGCGCCGTGCTCTTCATGCTCTCGGGTGACGCGAGCTGGATGACGGGGCAGATCGTCGCCGTGGACGGCGGGCAGATCGTGCGGTTGTAGCCGGGCGGCCGCGCGGGCCCGTCCTCCGCCCCTCCGGAACGGTCAGCCGCGCGGCACCTCGCGCCACGGCCGCCCCTCCCAGGGGTCGGGCTCCTTCGGCAGCCCCAGCACCCGTTCGGCGAGGATGTTCTTGTTGACCTCGCTCGTCCCGCCCTCGATGGTGTTGGCGCGGCTGCGCAGCATGCCGCGGACCTCCGCCGGCATCGACTCGGCGTACTTGCCCGGCTTGCCCTCCCAGGCCGTTCCGGCCGGGCCGAGCATCCGGGCGGCCACCTCCTGCACGCGCTGGTTGAGTTCCGACCCGTGCACCTTGCCGATGGAGCTCTCGGGGCCGGGCGGGAGGCCGGACCTCAGGCCCGACCGCACCCGGTCGTTGGTCCAGCCGCGGATC
This region includes:
- a CDS encoding SDR family oxidoreductase; protein product: MRFEERVAIVTGAGQGIGEAYARALAAEGARVVVADLDGERAGKVAREIEAAGGAALAVVTDVADPAGAQAMADAAVKAYGGVDYLVNNAAIYGGMRVEALTKVDLDYYQRFMAVNLNGALHCTRAVYRSMRERGGGAIVNQSSTAAWMAGGFYSIAKAALNSLTVNLAAELAWMNIRVNAIAPGPTDTAATREVVPGDFIDPMVQGLMIKRLGTPGDHVGAVLFMLSGDASWMTGQIVAVDGGQIVRL